The nucleotide window tcgaccctctttaccggtgtgccacctttggtggcccactagaataaagttgactttacttaatggcccatgaccctcttaaccggagggctgcctttggcgaaccactccaataaagtttactttatacaatgtccatggacatgagttgtctatggaaatgaagttaaaaattgcctttcagtcgtcctaattaacagacgtttcaatggatgtggctgagaagtttgtgcactggcatcgaataaagtgcgccgcgtaccggagttcaaatccaaaccatgcgggtaaatttgacatatgggttttggttttatttttcagggggggggggtcatcaatttttttcgtctgacaaaggggggtcaccgttttttcacaaaaaatgcagggggggtctatatttttttgaacaccggcgacaagattttgccggcccccccaggctgtaaaaactgaacgctccctaatgaATGGCTAATCTGGTTCATATGATGTTCCGAACTGTGTATTCGATATTTGCCCGCTCATAGCCTCTAAGACACAAGTCCGAGTAATGATCTTCCGATGGAATCATAGAATCATAAACTAGTTTCAACCCGGATCACTTTAGGCTATGCACACTCGAGTAGACACTCGACTGGATTGTTGTAGACCGTTTCATATAATGAGAAAGAATATCTGTTTTAGACCTTGGAATGAAATTAAATCAAAAGCTGGCAGCTACAAAATGttcgtaaaaaacaaaacagcacAAATCCAAAGCATTACGCAGGTTTGACTGAGCGAAGTGAGAGAACACGATGACCAGTAATACCAAGTCGGCGGCTTGTCTGACACGGGTACCAGGTTTGGAGCGAGAATGTTCCAGAAAGCAGCCTTCCGATTTCTGTACTCGGTCCTAACGGAGCAGTTCACGTCGATGTGGAGGTAAGTCTCGTTTTTGACGGCTCGGTAAGGGAACCACTCCTCGTCGGTGTAGTCCCAGGGCTCGGCGGGGAAGGAGGGTTCCTGGTACTCCGGGGGTTCGTGGACGGAGCCGGGAACTGGCGTCGGATTCCTGAAATGCGTGTTGGTAGAAGTGTTGGGTACATATCCAAACTCGAAATAGAGGAGGTGAAAATTGCAGTTTCACGAAACAGccttaattttcatcattatgcgGCAATTGTATCAATTTCGCGGTGGATGAATAAACTTACATCTTAGTTTTTAACGTGTTCAAGAGATGTATTATGCAATAAAGTCTATTACGAAGGACGGGAACACTattgtttgacaaaaatgaaaatgtatacaTGAACGTACAAACTTGTCACGTACAGTTTCTTGTCGTCAACTCACACATGCGCACTTTACTCCTGAGTAGCATTATGACGTTATCCGCAGTGTTTTGTCCATCCAACTTGAAAGTGTCTTTTGAACCTTTAAACGTAAAACTTTAAATATCAATCTGGAAACAATTTTGATTTATACCAAGTACACAAATATAGAAGCATAAGCTCACCCgtattttgcaaagtttgtccACATGGTCATCATCAAGTCGCTGACGGCGCGATCATCTAACGTCCAATTGTGCCTGGTTGAAGCCCAGTTGAAAGGTTCACCAAATAGGAAAGGTATCTCCCCAGTGTGTGGAACACCTTGGCAGAGGAAAATAAAAGGAAGGTTTGTGTGTTTCTATTCTGAGTTTTTGACATACACTACTGGTTTCTGATGTTAACTTATGCCCTTTGTTTATGCTGGTTGAAATACTGCAAGATATTTGAGAGAGTTCAAAGTGTATCATGGTTCGGAATTGCATTGGTAGAGTTTAATTATATAGATGCTCAATTTTACACACTGTAATATCTTTCTAGTACTAAAACTGAAGGCTAGGTTCCATTTTTCCAGCCTTTAAATGAATTTCGTTTGTCACGCGCGTTTTAATTTTCCATGCACACACGTTTAATTTCATGACCCAATACAAGCAAAGAAAATTTCTACGCCATGTATTAAATTGCTGACtgaaataatattatcaataaagAATGAATTTCAAAAGAACTTACGATAATAAACTCGACTgatggattgattgattaatggaagatgatgatgatgatgatcatgatgatgatgatgacgatgatgatgacgacgacgacgacgacgatgatgatgatgacgacgacgacgacgatgacgacgatgatgatgatgatgatgatgatgatgatgatgatgataatgatgattttaGATTGTATACTTACCCATCCAAGCGGGGAAAACTGATCTATTTGATCgataattaaaggtatacatgaAAACGTTGTTTTCTCCAGATTCACTATGGTATCTGTTGGTTTGTATCATCGGGGCTACGAAGTCCCTGTCTGTAAGCAACTGGAATGGGAGAAAAAAAGAGAATAtatgaataaatgaacaaatgcaATGAAATTGTAGGTAACAGTAACTGTTGATCTTTATATTTTGACGATCGGTTGACGATTGCTGTCAGCGTGACACTAGTGATAGTGCTGGCTTCAGACCATTCCACAGCAAAGTGACTAATGaagtaaaatatgttcaaagtcaAGATTGTCAGTTTATAATGTTTGTGAAAGACGACGAAGTCTCAATTATTGTTATTTGATGTTGCTGtctctgatgatgatgatgatgatgatgatgatgatgatgatggtggtggtggcggtggtggtggtggtggtgatgatgatgatgatgatgatgatggtggtggtggtggtggtggtggtggtgatgatgatgatgatggtggtggtggtggtggtgatgatgatgatggtggtggtggtgtggtggtggtggtggtggtggtggtggtgatgatgatggtggtggtgctggtggtggtggtgctggtgatggtggtggtggtggtgtggtgatggtggtggtgatggtggtggtgatgagtGGTggtgtggtggtggtgatgatggtggtggtggtggtggtggtgatggtgatgatgagatgatgatgatgccgaCGATGATGCCAACAATAAGTCTAATCTGTACTAATTAGATGCCACGTTTTATGTCAATTCGCTGAGTCAACAGCACGACCACAATACATATTACTCACGTCGATATACTGATCTCTGATTGAAGTTTCATTGAAAGGCGTTGACCAATTGGTATACTCATAGACTGACACGTTAGCTAAAATATCAGTTCCAAAGTAATGTCTTTCCTGCACCATTTCACGGACCTCTTCTATAAATACCTCCGGTTTCACACCATATTGCACTTGGGGGAGGGGCACTAAAAATgacgaaaaacaatattttaatgcGCTGCGAAATGTTGGAAGAGCTTGATTTCATAGAAATTAAGGCGTCAACATAAGTCTGTTTTCACTCCAAACAAGCACTTATGTATCATCCCATCGAGAGGAAGTTTGCGAACTCCCACTTTTCAAGATTGTAAATTCAACTTACGCAGAACATAGGATCGTTCGTCTCTGACGACTCCGTTGATTATGTCAATATTCAGAAACTTTCCTTCGTTCAGGAGGTCGAGTGGATAGGCTTTGAGGAATCGACCATTGCCCGGTCCGTCTACCACCGGCGCCCAGGCTCCCGTATCGGGATTTCCCTGAAACAGAACAAAAGCCTGTCACGGTGATATCCAACAACAATTCTGCCTTACTCCTGGCGGCGATAAGCCCGGTATATGAGGCGTGATAATGATATTGTGAGGCAGCTATAACTGTGTTACCAAACGTGTGACTAGAAAAAAGTGAATactgataaatttatttcaaacttgggctttgcattttcataaatgatcATGATTCTGACACGGAAAGACAATGATTAGGGCAGTAGTAGTTTTAGGCGACTGCAAAAATTTGACTAACGTTTCTTGATACATGTATCATGGCTATGATACCCCTGACAATAAAAATATACCATTTGTTTTTTATTACTGAAGTTATATTGTGAGTGTATTTTGGAGTTTGGAGCTATAGAAACCAatgtaattgattgattgattgattgatttattggttcattgattgattgattcattgattgattgattaattaagTATTGACTGAACTAGTGTCAATAGATCATGAACATAGTAAGAGCATATGCGCCTACATAATGCAGTGTCGAAATCTATCATCTTCATTTGTTGTACCACAGTCTCTCCAGTGAATGGAGGGACTTTGCTTGGACAAATTCATCTCAGCAAGCTATGACTAAAACTAGTCTGGATACTTGACAGGTTATGCATTAAAGAGGTCTGCCAATGCGTCATTCAgtaaattgatttgaaaaaggaTCGATGTCTACTCACTTCCACATTGACGGTATAGATACTAGTGTGAGGCAATGCTTTGAGACACTTCACCAGTTCGTATGAAGAGTAAGTGACGGGACAGTTGTGGTATGCTCCAAGTTCCCTGGCAAATTCCCGAGGGCTATAGTTCTCCGGTATCACAGCGAACGGTGATACCGCCGTACCGCTCTGAAGAATGGCTCTCTTAAACAAACCTAAAATAGATACAGCGAAATGTACAACACTTTTAGAAGGCCAGTAGCTGTatattgtgatgatttttttcataattttttgttttttatgtcaactGCGAGCATGTTAAAACACCACTTGTTAGCTCTTCGATACAGTGTCCATTCGCGTACAGTGCACTGTTATTGAATTTTAccccggactagaattcacttgtcaacaataccacAGACAAGAAGTCTCCTTGTCTCTTTGTCCGTGACAATaccaatgcagtctacacatgtacagactgagttaAACAAACTGAatgctgtgtatttcaacatgctgtggGGTATAAAACAAGAAAGTGCCATTGACATTGAGAACAAATGGTGAATAATCATCCAAAGTTACAGTTACTTTTCCTTTGAGGCTTTCCTTCGTGTGTTTTCAACTTTCTGTCCAATCTGACCAATTGCCTTTCATTTACTtctggtagaatgcgccttggggacagatattcggacctttaaaaatttacaatacttattGGGGCTCATAGTTGGGGCTCATTTTCCAGCTCATGGTAAAAATACACTTTCCACCCGATTAGTTGTATGGAAGTTGAAAATCCAATTTTCCAATGGAGCCAACACAAGGGTAGAGGCCATCTGTGTCGGTAATTTGTTACACGTACcgaattttgcacagtgacatgATTTGAATTCTTGACAtggaaagggaatggttgaaagttaccTTACGAGCAGTTGAAGgaaaagcttaagtctttcgAGCCTCATACTACATTAATCACTcgttttatttcttcatttactTTTTTCTGCCTTTCTCGCAACttggaaaagaaaaacaaaatctcTCCTCTCCAGCATAACACTGCCGGTGAGGGCGTTGTTAACAATACCTTCTGTGTACGGTGACAACATCAGCAGCCCGATGCTGGCGGCACCTGTCCCCACGCCGAACAACGTCACCCTGCGATTGTTGCCGccaaaatgtttgatattctCCTGAACCCACTTGAGAGCTTCGACTTGATCCCATAGACCATAGTTACCACGTGAGTATTGGTCCTCGGTGCTCAAAAAACCTAAAGagtaatacatgtattattaAACACACAATATAAAGAAGGCCAAATCATCGAAGCATTTATCCACGGCTTGGTTATATTTAAATAGGGAGGGAGAAGGTTGAGAACTGATGACTGACAATTAAGCGTGTTTCAGTGAACAGAACAACATGAAtatcaaatttctgaaatgaaTCATATATTAGAAAAGATAACTACTCTCCTTTTAATCGTTGTTAGTCACTTGTGCCAGTGCAAACTACTGATTTGTACTGCTCCCTCCTATACTATGTCATAAATGATATGCACAAAATTGCAATGTAAGCTTATTTTAACCTGGCCTCTAAAATTCAGCGAGGACAATTTAACCAGCTTTTCGACTCGGAGgcatgtgtctgtgtgtggtCATGACCGTTATCGATATTAACAAGTATTATTTAGCTATACCAGGTTCATTCTTTGAGGAAAATATCAGTGCGGTAACAAACGTCTGCTGACACACATAATACATTAGCTCTCTAATCTGGAGCATGTGATTTCAGATGTATCTAGCCCTGTCCTAATTTTCAGCGAAATGTGTTATGAGCTTGTAGATTTACGTCACATTTTAATCAGTTTTCAGTGTTGGTTTCGTTAGACTTTTTTATGTTTACACGAGACAACAAACAATGCCATCAAAATTACACGTAAGCAGGCTGTTCCTAAGAGCAGAAAATGGAACTACGTGACCAAAGAACTCTAACCCGTAAATTACCTCAGGACTGAGAGCTTAGGTCTCTTACCTGGGCAGATTTTAATGAGAAAAGGTCGTATATTGCAGTATTACTGATCCTTTACAATACATAATAAGAATTTGAACGGAGTGGTTATAGATATTTATATCTCTATATATATCCTATTCTGGAAATCATTGTCAAATGAACGTAATTGAAACTCTCACCTAGCGCCCCCAATCTGTAATTGATCGTGACTACAATAACGTCTTTGGTAGCTGATATGTAGGTAGCGTTGTACATTTCAGCCGTTCCGTAGTTCCAGTCACCGCCATGAATAAACACCATTACGGGCAACAGAGGGTCGTACGTCGATTTCTTGTATTACCCGAATAGAAAGACAAcaagaaatttacaatgttagAATGGCGAGACTTGTCAAACCTGATGACGCATTCTCGCTtctttgctttaaaatttttgaCGCGAGTCACAAATTCAAGAATCAAAGGTTCTTGTATGCATTTAAggatatttatttaaaatttccGGTCGCTTTCGTCAGTATATTATTTGTTAGAGTAACGTAAGACATATATGACACATTCGTGTTTTTCAAGTTACTCATCGGTAGAGGGCGACAGCAGCAAATTTTTTGGCACATGACAATAATAAACACTCAGTTTTCATCATAGTCGCCCACGAATATCCTACGCCAAGACAAACAATGCAGTCAGTGAGTGATCGTATTGGAATGCATTgcgaaatattttttgaaaatgacattgaacaggTGTACAGTATTTTTGTGCTTCGTTAAGTTTCTGTTTTGTGCTACTGTTCTGTAGAGTCAGTTGTGCCGACACTAGACAGTACTACGCTGTCTCAAAGAATATAGAAGCCAACTTACAGAAGGGCGATATACGTTCAAATAAAGACAATCCTCTTGTATTCTTCTGGAGTCAAATTCCGGTAGGACAGTTTCGATGTAGTCGCTATACTGTGGACATGCGTTGCGATGGTACGTAGCCTTGTACAGCCCTGACCATGGATCAGCATGGACTGGCTGCTGGAACCTGAATTCCCCTACTGGTGGTCGAGCGTACGGGATGCCGAAAAACTGCTCTGCCCAGAAGGTTTTTTGTCTCCAATAAGTCAGCTTCGGCGTAACGAGTCGAAATTTCTGTCCCTGCAGCGTGCCATAATACGGAAGGGTTATGTCAACGTATTCGAGATCCAATAACTGGTTAACTTTAAGATCGAGCTCTTCTTGCGGATCTTGGAACTGCGAGAATCCCGTTCTGGAGAGACCCAGCACCAGGACGCACGTCAATATCGACCAAAACATTGTCAAGAGTAATCGCTGTACTTCACGAATGTGCCgccaggaaacaaaatggcggtatatatatattgcatcgGTGAGAGGTCACCTATTCTTGAACCAAAGTTAATTTTTCACTACATAGCCACATTTTCCCTTTATTCGCTTGTTTATGATTAACTTGCGGCTGTCAAGCGAATCAACAAGTAGCGACAATACAACAGCGTCCCCACCGTTCGCCAGACTTGACGAGAGATGATGACGCCGCGTATTCTTATCCCCATAGTTTCGTCGCATGAAAAAAGTGCATGCAGACATTGGtgtgtttttaattattttgaacGACAAATTCTCCCCAACAATTTTATGATATTGGATATATATCGAGAAATATCATCAGTGCGTTTAGTTTCTGTGATAACAGGAAACGACAACGAGATCACAAAATTGCCATATTCTACGGTCGTCGCTTATTCTCCTATAAGCAGCTCCTATCCTTTTAAACTCTCAGCCCTTGCCCTGGACATTAAAAATTTCTCAAAGTCAAGCTTTCAAAAGACGCATAAAACTTGAATCTTTAAGAGAGCATTTTCATTCTCGTCGTAACTCCGAAGCGTCACTGAACATTCTAATTCAAACTATGAAAATATAAGATAGatgatatgatatatagaaATGATCGTCGGGAACTGTTTTGTGTAAAAACCTAATTTGTACAGTAAATTACTTGTctttgacttattttaaagccttatcgttgatgaatttttcattgcCACCTTTTTGTGCGGAAAATCGCAAACTCGATAATCCCCACAAGTTTAACACAGGGTAGGCATACAGCTGACATTCACTATCAATTTCAAATAACGAGAAATTTTACATCTTTAGTTTTTGTAATCCTTAACTTTGCAAGCTTACCTTTCATTTTCTACTCCTGATGATGAAAGACGACGCGGCTTTAAAGTTTCCGTGAAAAAGTTTGATGAAGACTTTAAAACGTCTTTCTATCTCGAAGCCCCGTACGTTTAGGTAGAATGTGCTTCGGGCAAATATtggaactctcaaatttttactatatttatctgatctacaacttgtgtgggatcattttgaaattttcggaGGATATAAAATTTGTACCCTGCCATTTTTTTAATCGAAAATattagggatggcggccattttgaatttaacataTAGGTAAATgtaagataatttgtttctcagtaCAAACATTCGCTGGGTGAAGACCCTGATTcccgattttgaaagagaatagataacaagcgacctagcggccgatatagctccgctgtgtttatgtagagaataactatttttgacacatgttgatgaagaagggtggaaatctttgatagctcgatgcagtggccagaaaaaagtggctaaaataagctgcaaaaatacgcaattgaagatttcatcatactttgaatgtatcacatagaatcatccctaagaacatgtcaaccaaagctatctgataagtagtttttgaaaataaattttttgaccaaaaatggcaacaattgcccccataagtaaaaattgcagatttcatcataatttcaaaagatcaaatttagttcatctatagaaacctgtataccaaatttcaaagctgttagacaagtactttttgagaaacgtattttttgaccaaaaataggaaaaattgccccaaaattcaaaattgcagatttcatcataatttcaataaatattacttagttcatatatagaaacctctataccaaatttcaaagctatcagatgagtagttttagaAAATACcggtacacattttttgaccaaaattggcaaaattgccccaaaaatacaaaattacagatttcatcagaaattcaatatatattacttagctcatctgtagaaacctgtataccaaatttcaaagctatcagaccagtactttttgagaaagacatttttttaccaaaaatagcaaaactgcccccaaattacaaattgcagatttcatcataatttcaataattatcatttagttcatctgtaggaacctgtataccaaatttcaaagctatcggatgagtagttttggaaatacacatttttgaccaaaaatggcaaaattgccccaaaaatacaaaattacagatttcatcagaaattcaatacatattacttagttcatcgatagaaacctgtataccaaatttcaaaactatcagaccagtactttttgagaaaataaatttttgaccaaaaatggcaaaaattgccttgaaaatgcaaatttgcatatttctgcacaatttgaacaaatctgaaatggatcatccctaggaacctatgtaccaaatatcaaagctatctgactggcagttttgaagaagaagatttttaaagatatttttaccagaaatgacaaaaattgccttaaaaatacaaatatgcaaattccgccacgatttgaagaaatctgactgaagtcaccctaagtaaactgcatatcaaatttcaaagcaatcggacaagcggtttcagagaagaagatttttttaccaaaaacaccaaaaaatgccccaaaaatacaaatatgcaaatttcaccactatttgaacaaactgaagtgaggtcaccttaagtgaactgcatataaaatttcaaagcaattggact belongs to Ptychodera flava strain L36383 chromosome 17, AS_Pfla_20210202, whole genome shotgun sequence and includes:
- the LOC139115289 gene encoding neuroligin-4, Y-linked-like, which codes for MFWSILTCVLVLGLSRTGFSQFQDPQEELDLKVNQLLDLEYVDITLPYYGTLQGQKFRLVTPKLTYWRQKTFWAEQFFGIPYARPPVGEFRFQQPVHADPWSGLYKATYHRNACPQYSDYIETVLPEFDSRRIQEDCLYLNVYRPSKSTYDPLLPVMVFIHGGDWNYGTAEMYNATYISATKDVIVVTINYRLGALGFLSTEDQYSRGNYGLWDQVEALKWVQENIKHFGGNNRRVTLFGVGTGAASIGLLMLSPYTEGLFKRAILQSGTAVSPFAVIPENYSPREFARELGAYHNCPVTYSSYELVKCLKALPHTSIYTVNVEGNPDTGAWAPVVDGPGNGRFLKAYPLDLLNEGKFLNIDIINGVVRDERSYVLLPLPQVQYGVKPEVFIEEVREMVQERHYFGTDILANVSVYEYTNWSTPFNETSIRDQYIDLLTDRDFVAPMIQTNRYHSESGENNVFMYTFNYRSNRSVFPAWMGVPHTGEIPFLFGEPFNWASTRHNWTLDDRAVSDLMMTMWTNFAKYGNPTPVPGSVHEPPEYQEPSFPAEPWDYTDEEWFPYRAVKNETYLHIDVNCSVRTEYRNRKAAFWNILAPNLVPVSDKPPTWYYWSSCSLTSLSQTCVMLWICAVLFFTNIL